One Mycolicibacterium sarraceniae genomic window carries:
- the eno gene encoding phosphopyruvate hydratase, which translates to MPIIEQVAAREILDSRGNPTVEVEVALIDGTFARAAVPSGASTGEHEAVELRDGAARYGGKGVEKAVEAVLDEIAPAVIGLSADDQRLIDQALLDLDGTPDKSRLGANAILGVSLAVAKAAADSAGLPLFRYLGGPNAHILPVPMMNIINGGAHADTGVDVQEFMIAPIGAPSFKEALRWGAEVYHSLKSVLKKQGLSTGLGDEGGFAPDLPGTKAALDLIGTAIEGAGLKVGSDVALALDVAATEFYTQGSGYAFEKETRTAAQMAQFYAGLLDSYSLVSIEDPLSEDDWDGWVELTTAIGDRVQLVGDDLFVTNPERLEEGIERGAANALLVKVNQIGTLTETLDAVVLAHNSGYRTMMSHRSGETEDTTIADLAVAVGSGQIKTGAPARSERVAKYNQLLRIEEALGDAARYAGDLAFPRFVVGE; encoded by the coding sequence GTCGAGGTGGCCCTGATTGACGGCACCTTCGCCCGCGCGGCCGTCCCGTCCGGCGCGTCGACCGGCGAGCACGAGGCGGTCGAATTGCGCGACGGCGCCGCCCGCTACGGCGGCAAGGGTGTGGAGAAAGCTGTCGAGGCGGTGCTCGACGAGATCGCTCCGGCGGTCATCGGGCTCTCCGCCGACGATCAGCGGCTCATCGATCAGGCGCTGCTCGACCTGGACGGCACCCCCGACAAATCGCGGCTGGGCGCCAACGCGATCCTCGGCGTCTCGCTGGCAGTCGCCAAGGCCGCCGCGGATTCGGCCGGGCTACCTCTCTTCCGGTACCTGGGCGGCCCGAATGCCCACATCCTGCCGGTGCCGATGATGAACATCATCAACGGTGGCGCCCACGCCGACACCGGCGTCGACGTCCAGGAGTTCATGATCGCCCCGATCGGTGCGCCGAGCTTCAAGGAGGCGCTGCGCTGGGGTGCGGAGGTTTACCACTCGCTGAAGTCGGTGCTCAAGAAGCAGGGCCTGTCCACCGGTTTGGGTGACGAGGGCGGCTTCGCCCCTGACCTGCCCGGCACCAAGGCGGCACTGGATTTGATCGGCACCGCCATCGAGGGTGCCGGCCTCAAGGTGGGCTCCGATGTCGCGCTGGCTCTTGACGTCGCGGCGACCGAGTTCTACACGCAGGGTTCGGGTTACGCCTTCGAGAAGGAGACCCGCACCGCCGCGCAGATGGCGCAGTTCTACGCCGGGCTGCTGGATTCCTACTCGCTGGTGTCGATCGAGGATCCGCTGTCCGAGGACGACTGGGACGGCTGGGTCGAGCTGACCACCGCGATCGGTGACCGCGTGCAGCTGGTCGGTGACGACCTGTTCGTCACCAACCCCGAACGCCTCGAGGAAGGTATCGAGCGCGGGGCGGCCAACGCACTTCTGGTGAAGGTCAACCAGATTGGCACGCTGACCGAGACGCTCGACGCCGTCGTCCTGGCCCATAACAGCGGGTACCGCACGATGATGAGCCACCGCAGCGGCGAGACCGAGGACACCACGATCGCCGATCTGGCGGTGGCGGTCGGCAGCGGTCAGATCAAGACCGGCGCGCCGGCCCGCAGCGAGCGGGTGGCCAAGTACAACCAGCTGCTGCGCATCGAAGAGGCGCTCGGCGACGCCGCGCGTTACGCCGGCGACTTGGCCTTCCCTCGGTTCGTGGTCGGCGAATAG